DNA sequence from the Acidobacteriota bacterium genome:
ATGTGAGACCAGCTTGCCTTCCTCATGCACAACCAGCTTGAGGCCGCGTCCGATCAGCCCCGTATTGTAGGAGATGGCGCTGGAGGTCAACTGGTAAACCCGGGCCTCGGGATACTTGCGCTGGGAGAGGCTGAAGGCGGCGGCGACGTGCACGTCTCCGCTCAGGAAGACGACAGGTTTTTTCTGTTCATGAGAGACCTTGAAGATGGCATCCAAGAGCTGGTCGCGTTCGCGCCAGTTGCTCTCATGTTCCCATTCATCGCGCATGTCGTCGGCGAGCCCCAGAAGGTTGAGGTCGAGGGTGTTGACGAAGAAGGATCCGGCATGGACCATGGGCACCGGAGAAATCAGAAAAATCACCTCGCTCTGCTTGACCTGTTCGCCCTCCAGCCATGACTTCACCCGTTGGAATTGCTCTCGCCCCATGATCCTGAATTCCTTGCGTTTGAAATCGCGCGTACCCCGCATGTCGAAAGCATAAAAGGCGCAGGGACCCCATTGATAGTGATAGTCCCAACGTCCATCCTCGGTAGCTGGATTATGGCTGTGCTGATATTCGCCATAGACCTGAGCGGCGGCTTTGAACATGAGTTTGGCCAGGCCTAGGTTTGTCTTCTGATCCTCCCATTCCCAGATGGTGTCCAACTTGTCGGAAAGTTCCTCGTCGGTGTAAGAGCCCCATCCGTCCATGATCTCGTGGTCGTCCCAAATCATGTAGGTGGGAAAACTGCGCAGCACCTGACGCAGCGCCAATGGGCCCCAGTAGCCGCGGTAAATGTCGCGGTACCAGGAAAGCATGATCTGCAAGCGTTCGGCCTCTTTCTTGCGCAGGAGCTCGCCTTTGTTCTGCCGCAGCCACTCCCAGATGCTCAGGGTCTCGCGTCCGTCGCTGTAGACCTGATCGCCGCCGCCGATCACGAAATCGGCGTTGCGGTCCTGCAGGATTTCACCGAACCAGTTCCACATCTCCATGTTGGTCAGGTTGCCGTGCTTGTCGTAGGGATTATGGCAACTGTAGAGCCCGAAGGTCACCTTGTCGGGTTTCTTGGCCTGGGTGCGGAATTTCAATTCCTGCTGGTAGCCCAGCTCCCACGTTTGAGCCCGCTCTCCCGACGACTCCGGATCGGCGAAGGCCGCATAGTAGTAGGCGGTGGCGGCCTTGAGTCCCTTGACCTCGAAGACGCCGGTCAGGTCGGTGCTGAAATCGAAGGACTTCTTGTAGAGCTTGGCGGGGATTTCCTGCTTCTTGCCCGCCTCGGTCAGCACCAGCTTGCGGCTGCGCCCCGAGCCCTTGAGTTCGGGCTGGCGCTGGCCGGCGCCAATCGGCTCTTCGGAGACAACCAGCCAGTAGTCTCCTTCTTTCCAAACCCGCATCCAAAGTCTGCAGGAGGAGTGGGTGGTATGGCCGATAATGGCACTGTTAGTCAGCCTCGGATTGGGCCAAGGCCGATCTTCGCGGTCATAAAAACTCAAGGGTCTCATGGGCATTCCTCCATGCAGGCGGGTTCTTCGGAAAGGTATCTTTAAAGATGACTTAAGTGTACCCGCCCTTAAACCTTCGTGCACAGGTTGAGTCAGGACGCCTTGCCGCCAGAGGCTTGCGCGCGTCGGGAGGGTGGCGTACTTTTGGCCTTCATGGCCGAGAAAATGACGGCGCTGGCGGCGCGCAGGTTGTTGATGGGAGGGCAGGGGTTGTTGTCCTCGCCTGAAAGGAGAGTGGGGCCGCGGACTCTCTACAACCAGATCGAGCGGATGGGCTTTGTGCAGGTCGACACCATCTCGGCGGCCGTCCGGGCCCATCATCACATTCTCCTGACGCGCTTTGACGGCTATCGCCGAGGCCTGCTCAAAGGACTGCTGGAAAAAGAGCGCAGTCTATTCGAGCACTGGACGCACGACGCCTCCATCATCCCCAGCCGCTGGCTCGACCACTGGAAGGTGCGCTTCCAGCGATACCGCAAGGCTCCCCGCCGAGCCTGGTGGCACAAGCGCATGGGCCCCCAGCCTGAACGCGTGATGGAACACGTGCGCCGCCGCATCGAGGAGGAAGGGCCTCTGCTCAGCCGCGACTTCGAGCGGGCCCAGGAATTGCCTCATGACGAGGTCTGGTGGGGCTGGAAACCGGAAAAGACGGCGCTGGAGCACTTGTGGCGCTGCGGAGAGTTGGCGGTATGCCGTCGGATTCGCTTTCAAAAGGTCTACGACCTGTCCCACCGCGTCTTTCCCCACCTTCCCCGACTGGACGTCCCCAGCCGCGACCGCCACGCCGAGTGGGCTTGCTGCAGCGCTTTGGACCGGCTGGGCACGGCCACCCCCGGCGAACTGGCCGCCTTCTGGGACGCCCTGGACGCCGTGCAGGCCCGCCGCTGGAGCCAGCGAGCCTTGAGGCAAAGACGCATCGTGGAAGTCGATGTCGAATCCGAGGACGGTTCGCCTGCCCGGCGCTCGCTGGCCTGGCCCGATTGGAAGCGACGTCTTGGCGCCTTGCCCTCCCCTCCCCGCCGGGTTCGCCTGCTTAGCCCTTTCGATCCCGTCATTCGCGACCGGGATCGCTGCCGGCGGCTGTTCGGTTTCGACTACCGCTTTGAAGCTTTCGTCCCGGCGGCCAAGCGGCGCCACGGCTACTACGTGCTCCCCATCCTGCGGGGCGACCGGCTCATCGGACGCCTGGACGCCAAACTCCACCGCGATCAAGGTCGGCTTCAGGTCAAGGGCCTGTGGTGGGAAGAAGGCGTCAGCCTAACTCCCGGCGTCACGGCGGGCCTTGAGGAAGCTCTTCTTCGCATGGCCGCCTTGGAGGGTGCCGACAAGGTCAGTTGGCCTCCCAGCTAGTCCCTCAAGCCACCCCCTGATTTTCCGATCTTTTTGCTCCAGCAGCGAAACGAACCCCGCCTGATTCGCTTCCTAAGTGGTGTGGGACGCCGTGCGAGTCGCATCGGCTGCTTTTATGGAATCGGGACCAATCAGCCTTTTCAGACAACCGGGAGAACACTGTTGACTGTGGAAACGCCTACCTCCGCCGACTCCGCTCAGGCTGAGCAAATCTGGCAAGGGCTCTCGAAGGACGGGCAGAAGACGCTGCCTCCGCAATACCTCTACGACGAAGTGGGCAGCGCTCTCTTTGAATCCATCACCAAGTTGCCCGAGTATGGCCTGACTAAGGCCGAAGAACGCAACCTGCGGCGCTGCGCCGAGCCCGTGGCCGAGATCTGCCGCTCAGACGTCATGGTGGTCGAACTGGGGAGCGGATCGGGCCGCAAGACCCGGCTGATCCTGGAGGCGCTGGCGCGACGGGGGGACCCTCTCGACTATTTCGCCATCGATGTCTCCCAGGAGGCCCTCAAACAATGCGGACGCGAGATGGAGGATATTCCCGGTGTCAGCTTCACCGGCGTTCAAGGCACCTACCTGGAAGGTTTGGACGAAGTGCTGGCGCAGCGTCCCCGAGGACGCCAACTGCTCCTGCTCTTTCTGGGAAGCACGCTGGGCAACTTCGAGCCCGAGCAGGCTGAGGACTTTCTGCAATCTCTCAGCGACAAGCTGCAAGAGGGCGATCTCTTCCTGCTGGGGGCTGACATGGTCAAAGGCGAAGAGGACCTGCTCACCGCCTATGACGACCCCGCCGGGGTCACCGCGGCTTTCAACCTGAACCTGCTCTCCCGCCTCAACCGCGAGTGGGACGCCGACTTCCGCCACGACCGCTTCGAGCATCACGTGCGCTATGATGAAGACTTGCAGCGTGTCGAGATGCATCTGCGTTCGCTGCAGGACCAGGACGTGCGCCTGGGCGAATTCGGTGCTCGTCTCCGGTTGAGGCGCGGCGAGACCATCCATACCGAGTCCTCGCACAAGTTTCGGCCGGAGGACTTGCAGCGGATGGCCGGGCAAGCCGGCTTCCGCATCGCGCGCTGCTGGGTCGACGACCAGTGGCCCTTCGCCGATTGCCTGCTGTCTGTCGATCACCCTCTCGACAATGAGGAGTTGATATGAGTTCCGCTTTGAAATCAATCGCCAAGCCGGCCCACTGCGCCGAGCTGGCCGGACGTTATCGCCGGGTGCGCGATCTGAGCCTGGAATTGGTCGACCCGCTCTCGGTCGAGGACTGCCAGGTGCAGTCCATGCCCGACGCT
Encoded proteins:
- a CDS encoding alkaline phosphatase D family protein, which encodes MRVWKEGDYWLVVSEEPIGAGQRQPELKGSGRSRKLVLTEAGKKQEIPAKLYKKSFDFSTDLTGVFEVKGLKAATAYYYAAFADPESSGERAQTWELGYQQELKFRTQAKKPDKVTFGLYSCHNPYDKHGNLTNMEMWNWFGEILQDRNADFVIGGGDQVYSDGRETLSIWEWLRQNKGELLRKKEAERLQIMLSWYRDIYRGYWGPLALRQVLRSFPTYMIWDDHEIMDGWGSYTDEELSDKLDTIWEWEDQKTNLGLAKLMFKAAAQVYGEYQHSHNPATEDGRWDYHYQWGPCAFYAFDMRGTRDFKRKEFRIMGREQFQRVKSWLEGEQVKQSEVIFLISPVPMVHAGSFFVNTLDLNLLGLADDMRDEWEHESNWRERDQLLDAIFKVSHEQKKPVVFLSGDVHVAAAFSLSQRKYPEARVYQLTSSAISYNTGLIGRGLKLVVHEEGKLVSHPRKEEEHEEVYFQALHAAFEKNNFGVATVEDGRVRWDLYGSSGEEDRIVRLKRVIIGKEE
- the egtD gene encoding L-histidine N(alpha)-methyltransferase, producing the protein METPTSADSAQAEQIWQGLSKDGQKTLPPQYLYDEVGSALFESITKLPEYGLTKAEERNLRRCAEPVAEICRSDVMVVELGSGSGRKTRLILEALARRGDPLDYFAIDVSQEALKQCGREMEDIPGVSFTGVQGTYLEGLDEVLAQRPRGRQLLLLFLGSTLGNFEPEQAEDFLQSLSDKLQEGDLFLLGADMVKGEEDLLTAYDDPAGVTAAFNLNLLSRLNREWDADFRHDRFEHHVRYDEDLQRVEMHLRSLQDQDVRLGEFGARLRLRRGETIHTESSHKFRPEDLQRMAGQAGFRIARCWVDDQWPFADCLLSVDHPLDNEELI
- a CDS encoding crosslink repair DNA glycosylase YcaQ family protein → MAEKMTALAARRLLMGGQGLLSSPERRVGPRTLYNQIERMGFVQVDTISAAVRAHHHILLTRFDGYRRGLLKGLLEKERSLFEHWTHDASIIPSRWLDHWKVRFQRYRKAPRRAWWHKRMGPQPERVMEHVRRRIEEEGPLLSRDFERAQELPHDEVWWGWKPEKTALEHLWRCGELAVCRRIRFQKVYDLSHRVFPHLPRLDVPSRDRHAEWACCSALDRLGTATPGELAAFWDALDAVQARRWSQRALRQRRIVEVDVESEDGSPARRSLAWPDWKRRLGALPSPPRRVRLLSPFDPVIRDRDRCRRLFGFDYRFEAFVPAAKRRHGYYVLPILRGDRLIGRLDAKLHRDQGRLQVKGLWWEEGVSLTPGVTAGLEEALLRMAALEGADKVSWPPS